The following are from one region of the Heliangelus exortis chromosome 2, bHelExo1.hap1, whole genome shotgun sequence genome:
- the ZFAND1 gene encoding AN1-type zinc finger protein 1 — protein sequence MAELEVGQHCGVPDCRQLDFLPFVCDGCSGVFCLQHRSRDAHGCSEVNIKNNSVKPDQHRSYPCSYKNCNGKELLPVLCPYCEKHFCLRHRHQSDHECEKLETPTPRMAANPQLVKHIIDSKKSEEGKSKKRKGAKNSETAAKVALMKLKMHACGDKSLPQTERIYFQVFLPKGNKEKSKPMFFCSKWSIGKVVDFAASLASLKNDNNKSTAQKLRLCHTASGEALPFEHTLETWLSDKDYPLYNGGNIILEYLDNDVLFIEDTESYLN from the exons ATGGCGGAGCTGGAAGTAGGGCAGCACTGCGGGGTGCCGGATTGCCGCCAGCTCG ATTTTCTCCCGTTTGTATGTGATGGCTGTTCAGGTGTCTTTTG CCTTCAGCACAGGAGCCGGGATGCTCATGGGTGTTCTGAG GTGAACAtaaaaaacaattctgtgaaGCCAGATCAGCACAGATCTTACCCATGCTCATACAAGAACTGTAATGGAAAGGAGCTTTTGCCAGTTTTATGTCCCTAttgtgaaaaacatttttgtctaAG ACACCGGCATCAATCAGACCATGAATGTGAGAAACTGGAAACACCAACTCCTCGAATGGCTGCCAACCCGCAGCTAGTTAAACATATTATAG ATTCAAAAAAAAGcgaagaaggaaaaagcaaaaaacgTAAAGGAGCAAAAAACAGTGAGACAGCAGCAAAAGTGGCattaatgaaactgaaaatgcaTGCATGTGGGGACAAGTCCTTGCCTCAG ACAGAAAGAATTTACTTTCAAGTTTTTTTACCAAAGGGGAACAAAGAGAAGAGCAAGCCCATGTTCTTTTGCAGTAAGTGGAGTATTGGCAAAGTAGTAGATTTTGCAGCTTCCTTAGCAAGCCTTAAAAATGACAACAACAAATCAACAGCCCAG AAATTGAGATTATGCCATACTGCCTCTGGAGAAGCCTTGCCTTTTGAACACACATTGGAAACATGGCTATCTGATAAAGACTATCCATTGTACAATGGTGGAAATATAATTTTGGAGTATCTTGATAATGATGTTCTATTTATAGAAGACACAGAGTCATACTTGAATTAA
- the CHMP4C gene encoding charged multivesicular body protein 4c, with translation MSKISKFFKGGGSAASKSRGRPSPQEALARLRETEEMLSKKQEYLETRIERELAAARQYGTKNKRAALQALKRKKRYEKQLSQIDGTLSTIEFQREALENSHTNTEVLKNMGYAAKAMKKVHENMDLNKIDDLMQDITEQQDVAQEISDAISNRTAFGDEFDEDELMAELEELEQEELNKGMRDVRLPSVPSTSLPSRPASTRKRVEDEDEMKQLASWAS, from the exons atgAGCAAGATTTCCAAGTTCTTTAAGGGGGGCGGCTCGGCCGCCTCCAAGAGCCGCGGGAGGCCCTCGCCGCAGGAGGCACTGGCCCGTCTGCGGGAGACTGAGGAGATGCTCAGCAAGAAGCAGGAGTACCTGGAGACCCGAATCGAGCGGGAGCTGGCGGCAGCCCGGCAGTACGGTACAAAGAACAAGCGAG ctgcCCTACAagcactgaagaggaaaaagagataTGAGAAACAGTTGAGTCAAATTGATGGGACGCTTTCGACCATTGAGTTCCAGAGAGAGGCATTGGAAAATTCCCACACCAACACAGAAGTGCTCAAGAATATGGGTTATGCTGCAAAAGCTATGAAAAAAGTACATGAAAATAT GGACTTGAACAAAATTGATGATTTGATGCAAGATATCACTGAACAGCAGGATGTTGCCCAGGAAATTTCAGATGCCATCTCAAACAGAACTGCCTTTGGTGATGAGTTTGATGAG GATGAGCTGATGGCAGAATTAGAAGAACTGGAGCAAGAAGAATTGAACAAGGGAATGAGAGATGTCAGGTTGCCAAGTGTTCCATCCACATCGCTGCCTTCTCGGCCTG cATCAACCAGGAAGAGAGTGGAGGATGAAGATGAAATGAAGCAACTGGCTTCGTGGGCTTCATAA